In Primulina eburnea isolate SZY01 chromosome 5, ASM2296580v1, whole genome shotgun sequence, a single window of DNA contains:
- the LOC140833087 gene encoding potassium transporter 4-like isoform X2, producing the protein MLPNQQTADEELSAYKYGPLGQSSTSLALKRYLEKHKKLRTGLLLVVLLGAGMVIGDGVVTPAMSVLSSISGLEAANTKLGKGVTLVISCVILVGLFALQHWGTHKVGFLFAPVVILWLLSIFAIGLYNTIYWNPKIVYALSPHYIIKFFYQTGRDGWISLGGVLLAITGTEAMYADLGHFTSFSIRLAFVLLVYPCLVVQYMGQAAYLSEHISSIPTSFYDSIPHVVFWPIFVIATLAAIVASQAIISATFSIVKQCHALGCFPRVKVVHTSKQIYGQIYIPEINWILMILTLAVAVGFQDTTTIGNAYGLAVMSVMSITTFLMALVMVFVWQRSIILATVFLLFFWIMEAFYLSAAYIKVPQGGWVSLVLSFIFMFIMFVWHYGTRKKYSFELHNKVPMKWILGLGPSLGIVRVPGMGLIYSELATGVPSIFSHFVTNLPAFHNVLVFVCVKYVPVPYVSPEERFLIGRICPRPYRMYRCIVRYGYKDLQGDEGNFEDQLIQSIAEFIQMEAVEPQCSTPDSVSYDGRMAVIGYRTIESCSSLIVSEVEDFGLSNSFQSSKSLTLQSLRSVHDDENPQIRRRGVRFQVPQSPGIDPSVREELLDLIQAKEAGVAYIMGHSYIKARRSSSFLKKLVIDIGYSFLRKNCRGPSVALHIPHISLIEVGMIYHV; encoded by the exons ATGCTTCCTAATCAACAAACAGCCGATGAGGAACTTTCAGCTTACAAATATGGTCCTTTGGGACAATCTTCGACATCTTTGGCACTGAAGAGATATCTTGAAAAACACAAAAAGTTGAGGACTGGACTGTTACTTGTAGTTTTACTGGGTGCTGGCATGGTAATAGGTGATGGTGTTGTTACTCCTGCAATGTCAG TACTATCATCAATATCAGGGCTTGAAGCTGCTAACACAAAGTTGGGCAAGG GTGTTACGCTAGTAATTTCATGTGTCATATTGGTTGGCTTATTTGCTCTGCAGCACTGGGGCACCCATAAGGTCGGTTTCCTGTTTGCTCCAGTAGTTATTCTCTGGTTGCTATCAATATTTGCGATAGGGCTGTATAACACAATATACTGGAATCCAAAAATTGTGTATGCTCTTTCTCCTCATTACATTATCAAATTCTTTTACCAAACTGGTCGAGATGGATGGATTTCACTTGGTGGGGTCCTCCTTGCTATAACAG GAACTGAGGCGATGTATGCAGATCTTGGCCATTTCACTTCATTTTCGATAAGG CTTGCGTTTGTGCTCCTTGTATACCCTTGTTTGGTTGTGCAATACATGGGGCAAGCCGCATATCTCTCAGAACACATTTCTTCAATACCAACAAGCTTCTATGATTCCATCCCTC ATGTTGTGTTCTGGCCTATCTTTGTTATTGCTACCCTTGCAGCTATTGTTGCCAGTCAGGCTATAATTTCGGCCACATTTTCTATAGTTAAGCAATGTCACGCACTTGGTTGCTTCCCACGTGTTAAGGTTGTTCACACCTCAAAACAAATCTATGGGCAGATCTATATTCCAGAGATTAACTGGATCCTGATGATTCTTACCCTTGCCGTAGCTGTTGGATTCCAAGATACAACTACAATTGGGAATGCTTATG GCCTAGCTGTTATGTCGGTGATGTCTATAACGACTTTTCTCATGGCACTTGTTATGGTGTTTGTCTGGCAAAGGAGTATCATACTTGCTACGGTTTTCCTCCTTTTCTTTTGGATCATGGAAGCTTTTTACCTGTCCGCTGCATATATCAAAGTTCCTCAGGGAGGTTGGGTCTCCCTTGTGCTTTCTTTCATCTTTATGTTTATCATGTTTGTCTGGCACTACGGAACACGCAAGAAATACAGTTTTGAGCTGCATAACAAGGTACCTATGAAATGGATACTTGGACTAGGTCCCAGCCTTGGTATTGTCCGAGTTCCAGGAATGGGCCTCATATACTCAGAGCTGGCAACAGGAGTGCCGTCAATCTTCTCACACTTTGTGACGAATCTTCCTGCATTCCATAATGTTTTGGTATTTGTTTGCGTAAAGTACGTTCCAGTCCCCTATGTCTCACCTGAAGAACGCTTCCTCATTGGCCGCATCTGTCCAAGACCATATCGCATGTACCGATGCATTGTCAGGTATGGGTACAAGGACTTGCAAGGAGATGAAGGGAATTTCGAAGACCAGTTGATTCAAAGTATAGCCGAGTTCATTCAAATGGAAGCTGTGGAGCCTCAGTGCTCCACCCCCGATTCTGTGTCCTACGATGGTAGGATGGCGGTAATAGGCTACCGAACAATTGAATCTTGCTCAAGTTTGATTGTATCTGAGGTTGAGGACTTCGGCCTGAGCAATTCCTTTCAAAGCAGCAAATCTCTAACTCTTCAAAGCTTAAGATCTGTACATGATGATGAGAACCCACAGATCAGGAGACGCGGGGTGAGGTTCCAAGTACCTCAAAGTCCCGGGATCGATCCCTCTGTGAGAGAAGAACTCCTAGACTTGATCCAGGCAAAAGAAGCTGGCGTTGCATACATAATGGGGCACTCTTACATAAAAGCCAGGAGGTCTTCCTCATTCTTGAAAAAACTAGTTATCGATATCGGTTACTCGTTTCTGCGCAAGAATTGCAGGGGCCCTTCGGTTGCTCTCCACATTCCTCACATTAGCCTTATTGAAGTAGGCATGATATATCATGTCTAG
- the LOC140833087 gene encoding potassium transporter 4-like isoform X1: MNQIDIDSGDSPGTPSPSAVAGQQSAHLGGRYGQEGVQAQTAQNKRKLTSKLSLANFHTSLVLAYQSFGVVYGDLSTSPLYVFKSIFVGKLQNHQNPDAIFGAFSLIFWTLTLIPLLKYIIVVLSADDNGEGGTFALYSLLCRHGKFGMLPNQQTADEELSAYKYGPLGQSSTSLALKRYLEKHKKLRTGLLLVVLLGAGMVIGDGVVTPAMSVLSSISGLEAANTKLGKGVTLVISCVILVGLFALQHWGTHKVGFLFAPVVILWLLSIFAIGLYNTIYWNPKIVYALSPHYIIKFFYQTGRDGWISLGGVLLAITGTEAMYADLGHFTSFSIRLAFVLLVYPCLVVQYMGQAAYLSEHISSIPTSFYDSIPHVVFWPIFVIATLAAIVASQAIISATFSIVKQCHALGCFPRVKVVHTSKQIYGQIYIPEINWILMILTLAVAVGFQDTTTIGNAYGLAVMSVMSITTFLMALVMVFVWQRSIILATVFLLFFWIMEAFYLSAAYIKVPQGGWVSLVLSFIFMFIMFVWHYGTRKKYSFELHNKVPMKWILGLGPSLGIVRVPGMGLIYSELATGVPSIFSHFVTNLPAFHNVLVFVCVKYVPVPYVSPEERFLIGRICPRPYRMYRCIVRYGYKDLQGDEGNFEDQLIQSIAEFIQMEAVEPQCSTPDSVSYDGRMAVIGYRTIESCSSLIVSEVEDFGLSNSFQSSKSLTLQSLRSVHDDENPQIRRRGVRFQVPQSPGIDPSVREELLDLIQAKEAGVAYIMGHSYIKARRSSSFLKKLVIDIGYSFLRKNCRGPSVALHIPHISLIEVGMIYHV; the protein is encoded by the exons TTAAGCTTGGCAAACTTTCATACCTCTTTAGTACTAGCTTACCAAAGCTTTGGTGTGGTTTATGGAGATCTGAGCACGTCACCACTTTATGTATTCAAAAGCATATTTGTTGGGAAGTTGCAAAATCATCAGAATCCTGATGCTATATTTGGTGCATTCTCATTAATCTTTTGGACTTTAACACTGATACCCTTGCTCAAATATATTATTGTCGTATTGAGTGCTGATGATAACGGCGAAG GTGGGACATTTGCTCTTTACTCCTTGCTTTGTAGGCATGGAAAGTTCGGTATGCTTCCTAATCAACAAACAGCCGATGAGGAACTTTCAGCTTACAAATATGGTCCTTTGGGACAATCTTCGACATCTTTGGCACTGAAGAGATATCTTGAAAAACACAAAAAGTTGAGGACTGGACTGTTACTTGTAGTTTTACTGGGTGCTGGCATGGTAATAGGTGATGGTGTTGTTACTCCTGCAATGTCAG TACTATCATCAATATCAGGGCTTGAAGCTGCTAACACAAAGTTGGGCAAGG GTGTTACGCTAGTAATTTCATGTGTCATATTGGTTGGCTTATTTGCTCTGCAGCACTGGGGCACCCATAAGGTCGGTTTCCTGTTTGCTCCAGTAGTTATTCTCTGGTTGCTATCAATATTTGCGATAGGGCTGTATAACACAATATACTGGAATCCAAAAATTGTGTATGCTCTTTCTCCTCATTACATTATCAAATTCTTTTACCAAACTGGTCGAGATGGATGGATTTCACTTGGTGGGGTCCTCCTTGCTATAACAG GAACTGAGGCGATGTATGCAGATCTTGGCCATTTCACTTCATTTTCGATAAGG CTTGCGTTTGTGCTCCTTGTATACCCTTGTTTGGTTGTGCAATACATGGGGCAAGCCGCATATCTCTCAGAACACATTTCTTCAATACCAACAAGCTTCTATGATTCCATCCCTC ATGTTGTGTTCTGGCCTATCTTTGTTATTGCTACCCTTGCAGCTATTGTTGCCAGTCAGGCTATAATTTCGGCCACATTTTCTATAGTTAAGCAATGTCACGCACTTGGTTGCTTCCCACGTGTTAAGGTTGTTCACACCTCAAAACAAATCTATGGGCAGATCTATATTCCAGAGATTAACTGGATCCTGATGATTCTTACCCTTGCCGTAGCTGTTGGATTCCAAGATACAACTACAATTGGGAATGCTTATG GCCTAGCTGTTATGTCGGTGATGTCTATAACGACTTTTCTCATGGCACTTGTTATGGTGTTTGTCTGGCAAAGGAGTATCATACTTGCTACGGTTTTCCTCCTTTTCTTTTGGATCATGGAAGCTTTTTACCTGTCCGCTGCATATATCAAAGTTCCTCAGGGAGGTTGGGTCTCCCTTGTGCTTTCTTTCATCTTTATGTTTATCATGTTTGTCTGGCACTACGGAACACGCAAGAAATACAGTTTTGAGCTGCATAACAAGGTACCTATGAAATGGATACTTGGACTAGGTCCCAGCCTTGGTATTGTCCGAGTTCCAGGAATGGGCCTCATATACTCAGAGCTGGCAACAGGAGTGCCGTCAATCTTCTCACACTTTGTGACGAATCTTCCTGCATTCCATAATGTTTTGGTATTTGTTTGCGTAAAGTACGTTCCAGTCCCCTATGTCTCACCTGAAGAACGCTTCCTCATTGGCCGCATCTGTCCAAGACCATATCGCATGTACCGATGCATTGTCAGGTATGGGTACAAGGACTTGCAAGGAGATGAAGGGAATTTCGAAGACCAGTTGATTCAAAGTATAGCCGAGTTCATTCAAATGGAAGCTGTGGAGCCTCAGTGCTCCACCCCCGATTCTGTGTCCTACGATGGTAGGATGGCGGTAATAGGCTACCGAACAATTGAATCTTGCTCAAGTTTGATTGTATCTGAGGTTGAGGACTTCGGCCTGAGCAATTCCTTTCAAAGCAGCAAATCTCTAACTCTTCAAAGCTTAAGATCTGTACATGATGATGAGAACCCACAGATCAGGAGACGCGGGGTGAGGTTCCAAGTACCTCAAAGTCCCGGGATCGATCCCTCTGTGAGAGAAGAACTCCTAGACTTGATCCAGGCAAAAGAAGCTGGCGTTGCATACATAATGGGGCACTCTTACATAAAAGCCAGGAGGTCTTCCTCATTCTTGAAAAAACTAGTTATCGATATCGGTTACTCGTTTCTGCGCAAGAATTGCAGGGGCCCTTCGGTTGCTCTCCACATTCCTCACATTAGCCTTATTGAAGTAGGCATGATATATCATGTCTAG